One segment of Thermofilaceae archaeon DNA contains the following:
- a CDS encoding DUF4364 family protein translates to MKRRTKLRILADILRVLESGEANITKLMMEANLSYARLMRYLDELAEKELVVREEDGREVKYRITKRGREFLREYERILRIAEAFGVEI, encoded by the coding sequence ATGAAAAGACGCACAAAGCTGAGGATCCTAGCGGATATTTTGAGGGTTCTGGAGTCGGGAGAGGCAAACATCACGAAGTTGATGATGGAGGCTAACCTGTCCTACGCTCGCCTCATGAGGTACCTCGATGAGCTTGCTGAGAAGGAGCTCGTCGTGCGCGAAGAGGACGGGAGGGAAGTGAAGTACAGGATCACTAAGAGGGGGAGGGAGTTCCTCAGAGAGTACGAGAGGATACTGAGAATCGCGGAGGCATTCGGCGTTGAGATATAA